A region from the Eptesicus fuscus isolate TK198812 chromosome 1, DD_ASM_mEF_20220401, whole genome shotgun sequence genome encodes:
- the TEX13B gene encoding LOW QUALITY PROTEIN: testis-expressed protein 13B (The sequence of the model RefSeq protein was modified relative to this genomic sequence to represent the inferred CDS: inserted 2 bases in 1 codon; deleted 2 bases in 1 codon), which produces MALRPEDPSDGFQHGNVVAFINEKIARHTKGPEFYLENISLSWAEVEDKLRAILENSAVTSEAKEACAWGSLALGVRCARRQGQLHACRLQWLQDFTQLHKSALHTLAFNMKHEMECKEAAYRLQLTLAKLAEVQKEKELRRWKLLWAKMYTYGRQRQGHLRSVETAXYFSGTLKPRSTVSQGTDPQEPQRNKRAFEPQQLRRPPASHRPGDWNCLWCNLVNFSGREICYHCEERGIWLQNP; this is translated from the exons ATGGCCTTGAGACCCGAGGACCCCTCTGATGGGTTCCAGCATGGCAATGTGGTGGCTTTCATCAACGAGAAAATAGCCAGACACACAAAAGGCCCTGAGTTCTACCTGGAGAATATATCCCTGTCCTGGGCGGAGGTGGAAGACAAGCTCAGGGCCATCCTGGAGAACAGCGCAGTGACCAGTGAGGCCAAGGAAGCCTGTGCCTGGGGTAGCCTGGCCCTGGGTGTGCGCTGTGCCCGCAGGCAGGGCCAGTTACACGCTTGCAGGCTGCAGTGGCTACAGGACTTCACCCAACTGCACAAATCGGCCTTACACACCTTGGCCTTCAACATGAAGCACGAAATGGAATGCAAAGAGGCAGCCTATCGGCTGCAGCTGACCCTGGCCAAACTGGCTGAGGTTCAGAAAGAGAAGGAACTGCGGAGGTGGAAGCTTCTCTGGGCT AAAATGTACACCtatggcaggcagaggcagggacatCTCAGATCAGTAGaaacagc ttatttttctgGGACTCTCAAGCCTAGGTCCACAGTCTCACAA GGAACAGACCCTCAAGAACCCCAAAGAAACAAGAGAGCCTTTGAGCCCCAACAGCTGAGAAGACCTCCAGCATCTCACAGGCCCGGGGATTGGAACTGCCTTTGGTGTAATCTTGTGAATTTTTCAGGGAGGGAAATTTGCTACCACTGTGAG GAGAGGGGCATCTGGTTACAGAACCCTTAA